In the Uranotaenia lowii strain MFRU-FL chromosome 1, ASM2978415v1, whole genome shotgun sequence genome, CAGAAACTGAGCACACCTATTGAATAAATCTCATTGAACACATCTAAAACATTACACTCATTGAACGCACTCATTTCCATACACATACGAGACGAAacataaaagtaaacaaaacagcTAGAATTCTTTTGAGCAGTTTACAGTTATCGGTCAACACTTGATATTTTACGTAGAGAGTATAGTGATTAAAACTGAATTCGGCAGTATACTTGCATAAAAGCTATCAAGTCggtggaaaaaagtgaaaagtacaCAAAGTCCATAGCAGCAACAGGCAATCACAAACATATTTCTGTACCGTACCGTACGGGCTCAATTTCCGGAACCTGGAACTATTATCGGGTGAGCAGGTACCTACCAAACGAGAAGTGCTTCGAGTTTTGATGATGATCTACGATCCTCTAGGGTTTCTGGCAAACTTCCTGATGTTCTTGAAGGTTCTTCTTCAGGAAATCTGGCGTTCTGGTATCGGTTGGGACGACACAGTTTCCGATCATCATCATAACAAGTGGAAAACCTGGTTGAGTGTTTTGAACTCCGTAGGCGATATAGCTATTCCTAGATGTTACCGCAGTTTAACCTCATCATCAATACGCAGCAGTTTCTTACATAAGATACGCAGAAAAGGGTGTCATAGAATGTGCCTTTGTTGCTGCAAAAACTCGAGTTGCGCCGCTCCGATACTTATCTATTCCACGATTAAAGCTTCAAGCCGCAGTTATTGGGACGAGATTGGCCAAGGATATCGAAGCAAGTCATCGAGTGCAAATAAAGAAACGCTTTTTTTGGTCGGATTCTCGAGACGTCCTCTGTTGGATCCGGTCAGACCACAGGAAATACACCAAATACGTAGGCGCTAGAGTGGGAGAGATACTCGAAAGCTCTGTCATCAACGAGTGGAATTGGGTGCCGACAAAGTTGAATGTAGCTGATGAAGCCACCAAATGGCAGAAGATTCAAGATTTTTCTCCATGCAGCCGGTGGTTTAAAGGTCCAGAATTTATCTGGAAACTTCGAGAGGAATGGCCTGAGCAGTCTTCTTGTATTGAACCTACTACCAACGAACAAGTGCAATCGGTGAACGTGCATTCCATAGATGAACCTTTCCTCACACCGTTCTACTATGGCATATCAGACTGGAGGAAGCTAGTACGACTTGCAGCATTTGTTCTTCGCTATATAGCAAACATCAAGGCAACCTTGAAAGAATTACCGCTTTCAGTTGGCATCGTTACACAATCAGAAATGCTGAAAGCAGAGAACTTCATCTACCGTCATGTTCAGCTCGAAGTGTTCCCACATGAAATCCAATTGCTCTCACAGAATAAAGACTCTCTTCTTCCAAAAAAGAGCCTACTATACAAACTTTCGCCGTTTCTCGATGAGAATGGACTTCTCCGTATGCGTGGTAGAATTACAGCGTGCGAATTCATCGATCCTTTCACAGCTCATCCTATCCTGTTACCTAGAGAACACATAGTAACCGAACTCATCGTTAATTCCGTCCACAATCGCTATCATCACCTCAACCACGAAACTGTCGTTAATGAACTTCGTCAGTTATATCATATCCCTAAGCTCCGAAGAGTTTGTGACAAAGTACGTCGTAACTGTCAAACCTGTAAAAATGCTAtggccaaaccaaatccaccgTTCATGGCTGATCTACCACCAGCTAGACTGGCGGCTTATTGTCGACCATTCTCTTACAGTGGAATCGACTATTTTGGACCTCTTCAAGTAGTAGTTGGCAGACGAGTTGAAAAGCGATGGGGAGTACTTATCACCTGCCTAGTCGTACGAGCAGTCCATGTTGAAATCGCTCACACGCTCACTTCAAGCTCTTGTATTATGGCACTACAGAATTTTATAGCCAGGCGGGGAGCTCCACTAGAAATTTTCAGCGACCGAGGAACAAATTTTGTAGGTGCAAATCGTGAACTGAATGAAGCTCTGGGAAAACTAGACCAGGATAAAATTATCCAAGAGATTGTGTCATCTAAGATCAAATGGTCATTTCTACTACCCTGTAGCCCACATATGGGAGGAAGCTGGGAAAGGCTAGTGcagtctgtaaaaaaaattctaaacaatTTGAATCTTCCCAGATTGCCGACAGACGAAGTCTTAAGGAATGCACTATCAGAAATTGAACTCATAATCAACTCACGCCCCCTCACCTATCTACCTATTGAAAACGCCGATACCGAGGCATTAACACCTAATCACTTTTTGGTGGGTTCATCCAGCGGCTCCAAGCCTATTGTACCATACGATGACAGTTCCGCTTTATTAAAGAACACCTGGAAAACATCACAGCTTATTGCAAACTATTTCTGGAAGCGGTGGTTACGCGAGTACCTACCAACGATAACCCGTCGCACAAAGTGGTTCTATCCCGTCAAACCTATTAAAGTGGGCGACATAGTCGTGATTACCGATCCAGAACTTCCTCGAAACGTGTGGCCCAAGGGACGTGTTATCAAGGTCCACAACAGAGATGGACAAGTACGCAGTGCAACGGTTAAGACGGCCTTCAGCATATATGATCGACCAGCGGCTAGGCTAGCAGTATTAGACGTCGGTGCTACGTGAAATACGACAAAACTAAGTTCCCGTGTACTGGGGGGGAGTGTTACGCTAGCTGCGAACGCACCGCCGTTACCAAACATCATTGAAAATGTGATCCGAACCAGAAACTGAACACACCTATTGAATAAATCTCATTGAACACATCTAACACATTACACTCATTGAACGCACTCATTTCTATACACATACGAGACGAAacataaaagtaaacaaaacagcTAGAATTCTTTTGAGCAGTTTACAGTTATCGGTCAACACTTGATATTTTACGTAGAGAGTATAGTGATTAAAACTGAATTCGGCAGTATACTTGCATAAAAGCTATCAAGTCggtggaaaaaagtgaaaagtacaCAAAGTCCATAGCAGCAACAGGCAATCACAAACATATTTCTGTACCGTACCGTACGGGCTCAATTTCCGGAAGGAGAAGAATAAATCGATACATAGGCactaaacgaaaattttaatttgttcccGATACAATTAGACAGCGTTCGGTTATTTtgaacaattcaaaataaaaaataattgttcaaAATAACGGAACGCTGTCTAATCGTATCGGGAAcatgaccaaataacatgcttatgagttgactcaaaactgttatttcataattcatttcgttattttaaagcaatttcagatgatgaaataaaaactagagctgtgtatgatcgaatagattccaaaacctggctcgcgaacgttttggcaaaatttcttatataggatggacaaaatatttttcataactcttcatttggcataagaaaactttacagataggaaaaaacgtatttttagttctgaatgtgtacaaaaacataaaaatattggtggttcaagatgtgtggcccacgattccccacaagctatgatttgtaaattggttgcgtttgtgtgacttattgatgtttcatcaaaaattccttttccacgtgaaagatcatgacaaaactgagatcataagcgtatgagcatatttttgttatgaactttaggttctccatcgatgcatttagcgggtgttttttttaattatgtaagtaaatttttctaactttttttagcttaataaataaaataagcttatgatgcgtatttaagtcaacaacatatagaaatatatgctcacgcaaagcgacgacgatgaaagtcggtttgagatttttatctcaacacacatctgagatactAAAAGGGgaccacgtttccccatggcccacgataccccactcttccCTACCTAATTAATCTGAAAATATTTAACTGAAAGTCTTATAAAGATTGTATCCCAAAAAACCCCAAAACATTTACCCTTAATAATTTTTCCTCAGAATGATCCATTCACCAGATTTTTTACACAGAATGCGCCATAATCCGAGAAAGGAccatttccctgattttttttcccccagaatggaccatcttcagattttttttcctagaatgcaccattttccagaattttctCCTACAAAGTAGAACATTtccagtttgaaaattttaaaaaattttttgaaccagTATTGTATTTTGTAAAAGGTTTGGTTTCTTTGATTTTATGCTTGCCAGCGTGCCTTTTATAAATCATTTCAGTAGCCGattcctcacgctgcgcgttcgaacttgaaaaacatattttcctTCAAGCGGTCGCGTGGCGGATGGGGCTAAGAGATCAACCCTAGCTTTCATGCAGACCTAGAAATCCCCGGCAGACCCTGGCTCCTTCATCCCCGTTACTCGTTggtaaaataataatattatgaGTACccaatttttgtggaaaaaatcagtgtttttaaaatttcagtttggttttaattttctgaggcaaaaaaatttcttttaaatggttctttttggtagaatttttttttgggaaatggtTCGGAAAAGTGTTTTTCTGTTGATTTTAAttctaggtttttttcattctgggcaaatgTTTTAGCGGAAATGATGTACTACCTTCTCCAAgaccgcaagtaattttgatttcttcaaaaaagttgtagaaGATTTCTTCTTGCTTGGTTTTCTCTATTCTGCGAAATAcagaaatttaaacaaatttttaaaaaaggttttacccaagttgaatcttattttttttctcaagcagAAATTGATTTGCTCTCTTCAACCAATgtgttgaattaaataaaatatttaaaaaaaagaagttttcttAAATCATGTCAGAAGTACTTGAAATGACAtcttttaaaattcctaaaaataatgtttaaattatcttttttgACAATCTCTGAAATTAGAATATCCAGGCTGGAACTTATTCTTCGATTGAATTAAGGATAATGAACAAATTCGTAAtatgttttcgttttttcgtgtaattttttttgtggctCATCAGTTTGACTACACTCAAGTCTGATTCATTTATAAActttatcaccaaaacaagAGGTGGTAgacaaaatcagacaaaaaattcGAGTTACGGAAGccgaattcttcaaaaaaaatttaaatttttttttttaataaattcatccaATATATAGTCGTACTATTGAAgcttttgattattattttttttcaataagtatgTCATTgcttttcaattctgaattctggtgttcataaaacaaaatcttCTTGTAAGCCTATTATTCTTTTAAATAAGACGAACAATTGAAGGCGACCAAATAtttagagcttgaaattttgaactataAAATTTAcccttgaaaatttataaacgtttcacttttatttcaacatttttattataCATATTCTTTTAGGgatcgattttgattttttaattaatccatgaaaaattcgaaaaaggaTTGGAAGATACAACTTCATACttaaattttaatgcacaaTGTTAACAGTAggtatttgctttgtgctttcaatatttacttcCAGCTTCCCatattccttttttattttcctcaacATTGAACatgttttattataaatattaaaaggtATTCTTTTGAGCATCAAAAAAGAGCTTTGTCAGCTCTTCACTTCGATAACCAGAAgaatatgaatataaaaatattttgtttcttacttTGATCACTTTAAACAAAACTAAATATGTTCTTCTTTTTAACACAATTAGTTGCCGCCAACCGTGGCTTAAAGAACGGCGTTTAACTTTTCTAAGCCAGGAGTCATCAGATCGAGTCtgggtcacggcatacatagtactttCTGtaggctggtggtgttagcatttgtaagatactGGCCATTATATCTTGGAAAAAGATTAAGAATTAAGATccgttgaaaacgcaggtttcagtgatggaatagagttaatctttattcgtttcgttcgtcaagtccttaaataactacttataacataagcgatagctatttacattattcactcaagtgatatcctcacttattagttttcttattttcgtgtgatattctgagctaaccactcagaatatctggcaacactggtgcattaccacgaacctaaattgagttgtttggcttcacagtgagatgatgtaaacatttgtaccgtgtttaccatcatcagctgtcatcatcaatcatcaccgctattgtttcaattgacccattccacgcgcttgtaccgctcaagagtgatttttatccgttcgcgtagcaaaaaatctcaaaattgtctattattttgataattcgaatcacacaaaaccaacggaa is a window encoding:
- the LOC129759421 gene encoding uncharacterized protein LOC129759421; translated protein: MIYDPLGFLANFLMFLKVLLQEIWRSGIGWDDTVSDHHHNKWKTWLSVLNSLQAAVIGTRLAKDIEASHRVQIKKRFFWSDSRDVLCWIRSDHRKYTKYVGARVGEILESSVINEWNWVPTKLNVADEATKWQKIQDFSPCSRWFKGPEFIWKLREEWPEQSSCIEPTTNEQVQSVNVHSIDEPFLTPFYYGISDWRKLVRLAAFVLRYIANIKATLKELPLSVGIVTQSEMLKAENFIYRHVQLEVFPHEIQLLSQNKDSLLPKKSLLYKLSPFLDENGLLRMRGRITACEFIDPFTAHPILLPREHIVTELIVNSVHNRYHHLNHETVVNELRQLYHIPKLRRVCDKVRRNCQTCKNAMAKPNPPFMADLPPARLAAYCRPFSYSGIDYFGPLQVVVGRRVEKRWGVLITCLVVRAVHVEIAHTLTSSSCIMALQNFIARRGAPLEIFSDRGTNFVGANRELNEALGKLDQDKIIQEIVSSKIKWSFLLPCSPHMGGSWERLPTDEVLRNALSEIELIINSRPLTYLPIENADTEALTPNHFLVGSSSGSKPIVPYDDSSALLKNTWKTSQLIANYFWKRWLREYLPTITRRTKWFYPVKPIKVGDIVVITDPELPRNVWPKGRVIKVHNRDGQVRSATVKTAFSIYDRPAARLAVLDVGAT